A stretch of Methyloterricola oryzae DNA encodes these proteins:
- a CDS encoding peptidoglycan -binding protein encodes MRPRSKLSRSLEIWPGFVDALTSLLMVMVFVLMVFALEQAVLSESLGGKSRALAELSARIRELSDQLVLSDEQVRLKASEAERLEFQIAASDHELETLKTQQEGADIQRMRLNQDVAALMVLKRQLETKVELIAAESERIRLALKTQTTGQVAENEQSDRLNLQLSLAQEQVARLAAKLAAAKQLQSARELKLSGLRRELDTALLAKANSLERYRSDFFGRLREALGNRNDVLAVGDRFVVPTDILFLSGSAELEPTAIPSLTGLASTLRELSSRIPGSIDWVLRIDGHTDQIPIRTERYPSNWELSTARAVAIVKNMIEQGIPAKRLSANGFGEYRPLDPGSGSESLARNRRIELQLTNR; translated from the coding sequence ATGAGACCTCGGTCTAAGCTCAGCCGAAGTCTCGAAATATGGCCTGGATTCGTCGATGCCCTAACCTCGCTGCTTATGGTTATGGTGTTCGTTCTGATGGTCTTCGCCCTTGAGCAAGCGGTTCTGTCCGAAAGCCTGGGCGGAAAGTCCCGGGCGCTTGCGGAGCTGAGCGCGCGCATCAGGGAACTCTCGGACCAGTTGGTTCTTAGCGATGAACAGGTGCGTCTGAAAGCCTCGGAAGCCGAACGGCTGGAATTTCAGATTGCCGCTTCGGACCATGAGCTCGAGACACTCAAGACGCAACAGGAAGGAGCGGATATTCAGCGCATGCGCCTAAACCAGGATGTCGCGGCTCTAATGGTGCTTAAGCGACAATTGGAGACCAAGGTCGAGCTGATTGCAGCAGAATCGGAACGAATCCGGCTTGCGCTAAAGACACAGACAACAGGCCAGGTCGCAGAAAACGAACAATCCGACCGGCTCAACTTACAACTGAGCTTGGCCCAAGAACAGGTGGCACGGCTAGCAGCCAAGCTTGCGGCCGCAAAGCAACTGCAGTCGGCGCGCGAACTTAAGCTTTCGGGGCTGCGCCGTGAACTGGACACGGCCTTGTTAGCCAAAGCGAACAGTTTGGAACGCTATCGCTCGGATTTCTTTGGAAGACTTCGCGAGGCCCTTGGCAATCGGAACGATGTCCTGGCTGTGGGCGACCGATTTGTCGTCCCTACCGATATCTTGTTTTTGTCCGGCTCCGCTGAGTTGGAACCGACCGCGATTCCAAGCCTGACTGGATTGGCTTCAACCCTGCGCGAGTTAAGTAGCCGGATTCCCGGGTCCATTGATTGGGTGTTGCGTATCGACGGTCATACCGACCAAATACCGATCCGCACAGAACGCTATCCGTCCAATTGGGAATTGTCCACGGCTCGCGCCGTGGCCATCGTGAAAAATATGATTGAACAAGGTATTCCTGCCAAACGGCTTTCCGCCAATGGGTTTGGCGAGTATAGACCGCTCGATCCGGGCTCTGGAAGTGAATCACTGGCGCGCAACCGCCGTATCGAGCTTCAACTGACCAACCGCTGA
- a CDS encoding protein-disulfide reductase DsbD family protein, with the protein MTKPRAIKGRGAANPHARSLLNGAKELLWTSILLVSSESAQALPDTASTDQVQARLIASIDAVYPGAKLQLGVNQRIIPNWHTYWKNPGDSGLPTTIQWRLPGGATAGEIAWPVPSRITSGPITNYAYSNEVTLLTSVTVPNTATPGSFFPIEATVKWLVCEQSCIPQTVELGLNLPIVSDGQTVGTGNPLIAKAQASLPVDTPWPITVRDNHNTTALQFGGPDLSSSKIAEISFFPDTWGRINHGAPQTWRPTENGIELTLQPGEAPVTAKQALTGVLTIMEDTDEGPIRHAFEVAAAPVSAHPAEKVDGEVLNLPSAIGLALLGGLILNLMPCVFPVLSLKALHLLRQAGQSKSAARLQGLAYALGVLVSFAILGGILVIMKSTRSALGWGFQFQSPVFVLLAANLMFVMGLSLSGIIKLGGSYTGIGNDLATRGGMIGSFFTGVLASVVAAPCTAPFMAAAVTYALAQPPIPLLSVLLALGSGLALPFLALSFCPAMQRRLPKPGVWMDTLKQALAFPMYATAAWLTWVLAEQTGSTYLPLLLGGMLALAFAAWLMQITRTSSLAYRRIATTLAALTISTPIAGVFLVADNAGFGSGQAQSIEKAANWEPFDPDRLKSLREKGQPVFLNLTADWCISCLVNERVALHVDSVQDAFRKSGLVYLKGDWTSHDPLITEKLADFGRSGVPLYVHYPAGKNSAPIVLPQILTPQTVLSAIGAE; encoded by the coding sequence ATGACGAAGCCGCGAGCAATTAAGGGGAGAGGCGCTGCCAATCCACATGCGCGTTCCCTCTTGAATGGCGCCAAAGAACTTTTGTGGACCTCGATACTCCTGGTCTCCAGCGAAAGCGCACAGGCACTTCCTGACACAGCGAGCACCGATCAGGTCCAGGCCCGGTTGATTGCATCCATCGATGCGGTTTACCCGGGCGCGAAGTTACAATTGGGCGTAAACCAGCGAATCATCCCGAACTGGCATACCTATTGGAAAAATCCAGGCGATTCCGGGCTTCCTACAACGATTCAATGGCGGCTCCCTGGTGGGGCCACAGCCGGAGAAATCGCCTGGCCGGTCCCTTCCCGCATCACGTCAGGCCCCATCACCAATTACGCGTACTCAAACGAGGTGACTCTGCTTACCTCGGTCACAGTACCTAATACGGCAACTCCGGGTTCATTTTTTCCCATCGAGGCAACCGTCAAATGGTTGGTGTGCGAGCAAAGCTGCATCCCACAAACGGTTGAACTGGGCCTAAACCTGCCGATCGTCTCCGATGGGCAGACGGTCGGTACAGGCAATCCTCTCATTGCCAAGGCTCAGGCGAGTCTCCCGGTGGATACTCCATGGCCGATCACGGTACGAGACAACCACAATACGACCGCTTTGCAATTTGGCGGGCCGGATCTGAGCTCGTCAAAGATCGCAGAGATCAGTTTTTTTCCCGACACCTGGGGCCGGATTAACCATGGCGCGCCGCAAACATGGCGTCCCACTGAAAATGGCATAGAACTCACACTCCAACCTGGCGAGGCCCCGGTCACCGCCAAGCAGGCGCTGACCGGAGTGCTTACGATCATGGAAGATACGGATGAAGGACCGATCAGGCACGCTTTTGAAGTAGCAGCAGCCCCAGTCTCTGCTCATCCAGCCGAAAAAGTCGATGGCGAAGTGCTAAACCTCCCAAGCGCCATTGGCCTAGCCCTGCTGGGCGGCCTCATTTTGAACTTGATGCCTTGCGTATTCCCGGTTCTCTCGCTGAAGGCCCTGCATCTTCTCAGGCAGGCAGGGCAGTCGAAGAGCGCAGCGCGCTTGCAAGGGCTGGCCTACGCACTCGGGGTTCTGGTCAGCTTCGCCATTCTGGGCGGCATCCTGGTCATCATGAAGTCGACGAGGTCGGCATTGGGTTGGGGATTTCAATTCCAATCCCCTGTTTTCGTGCTGCTGGCCGCCAATCTAATGTTCGTAATGGGCCTGAGCCTATCGGGAATCATCAAGCTCGGTGGATCCTACACAGGAATCGGAAATGACCTCGCAACCCGCGGCGGCATGATTGGCAGCTTCTTCACGGGCGTCCTCGCCAGTGTCGTTGCAGCGCCCTGCACTGCCCCATTCATGGCAGCCGCGGTGACATATGCTCTCGCCCAACCGCCCATTCCGCTCCTGTCGGTGCTCCTGGCACTAGGAAGTGGCTTGGCGTTGCCTTTTCTCGCTCTGAGTTTTTGCCCGGCCATGCAGAGGCGGCTGCCAAAACCAGGCGTCTGGATGGACACGCTCAAACAGGCGTTGGCTTTCCCGATGTACGCAACAGCAGCCTGGCTGACATGGGTTCTAGCGGAACAGACTGGAAGCACCTACCTGCCGTTACTGTTGGGAGGCATGCTTGCCTTGGCCTTTGCCGCCTGGCTAATGCAAATCACGCGTACATCATCGTTGGCATACAGGCGCATCGCGACGACGTTAGCAGCACTGACCATCAGCACACCGATTGCGGGAGTTTTCTTGGTAGCTGACAACGCAGGGTTCGGCTCAGGGCAAGCACAGTCCATCGAAAAGGCGGCCAATTGGGAACCATTTGACCCGGATCGTCTGAAATCCTTGCGCGAAAAGGGCCAACCGGTGTTTCTCAATCTCACGGCAGACTGGTGCATCAGTTGCCTGGTCAACGAACGCGTGGCCCTGCATGTAGATTCCGTCCAGGATGCCTTTCGCAAATCCGGGCTGGTCTATCTCAAGGGCGATTGGACAAGCCATGACCCGCTCATCACGGAAAAGCTGGCTGACTTCGGTCGCAGTGGCGTTCCACTATACGTGCACTACCCGGCAGGCAAGAACTCTGCGCCTATTGTCCTGCCACAAATACTCACCCCGCAGACAGTCCTTTCCGCCATCGGCGCAGAGTGA
- a CDS encoding peroxiredoxin, producing the protein MRRLVLAGIVAGIFSQSGQAALKEGDAAPDFSTLASLAGKAFDYSLKDSLKHGPVVVYFYPSAFTGGCNIQAHTFAVNHEKFTAAGASIIGVSLDSIARLNDFSADPQYCAGKVAVASDPDGKIARSYDLSVRDAAPGKKDSRGVDIDHGFAERTTFIVKSDGKIAATLGGLKPAENVEKSLEIVQALSAKKP; encoded by the coding sequence ATGAGACGTCTAGTTCTGGCCGGAATCGTAGCCGGCATTTTTAGCCAATCGGGGCAAGCGGCGCTCAAGGAGGGCGATGCAGCGCCAGATTTCAGCACTCTGGCCTCCCTGGCAGGGAAGGCCTTCGACTATTCCCTGAAAGATTCCCTCAAACACGGACCTGTCGTTGTTTATTTCTATCCGTCGGCATTTACCGGCGGGTGCAATATCCAGGCGCACACGTTTGCCGTCAATCACGAAAAGTTCACCGCGGCGGGCGCCAGCATCATCGGCGTCTCGCTGGATAGTATCGCCCGGCTGAACGACTTCTCCGCCGATCCGCAGTACTGCGCAGGGAAAGTGGCAGTTGCCTCAGACCCCGACGGAAAAATCGCAAGGTCCTACGACCTTTCCGTTCGTGACGCAGCGCCCGGCAAGAAAGACAGCCGTGGGGTGGACATTGACCATGGCTTTGCCGAGCGCACCACGTTCATTGTCAAGTCGGATGGAAAAATTGCTGCGACTCTGGGTGGTCTGAAGCCCGCAGAGAACGTCGAGAAGTCCTTGGAGATCGTGCAGGCGTTAAGCGCAAAGAAGCCTTAA
- a CDS encoding MotA/TolQ/ExbB proton channel family protein, whose protein sequence is MSSPAPSLIWMGVFLVGVCALALLVSERLLAIFEANPFFNGVILTVLAAGITINARQILILSGEVHWISSFRSSSSDQAPVGETRLLTPMARMLAGRDRGRSALSAASMRTILDSVQLRLEESRDLSRYLVSLAIFLGLLGTFWGLLLTISAVSDIIGALSSGENAINIFAALKENLQHPLKGMATSFSTSLFGLASSLVVGFLDLQAGHAQNRFYNELEEWLSGMTHLAPASAPASDSFVSPFVQALLAQTAENLERMQRTLSQLERSHRDADERVDIFASQFERLNELLERDIVQRQTSCAVQDELKNVLRQIASQFKRESQLPDDLRKELRLLARTVAVALDGSRA, encoded by the coding sequence ATGAGCAGCCCGGCACCCAGCCTGATTTGGATGGGCGTATTTCTTGTGGGCGTGTGCGCACTCGCGCTGCTGGTGAGCGAACGCTTACTCGCAATTTTCGAAGCCAACCCTTTTTTTAATGGCGTTATCCTCACGGTGCTCGCCGCGGGAATCACCATCAATGCAAGACAGATCCTGATCTTGTCCGGGGAGGTTCACTGGATTTCCTCTTTTCGAAGTTCCAGCTCAGACCAGGCCCCGGTCGGCGAGACACGCTTGTTGACCCCCATGGCTCGCATGCTCGCGGGGCGTGATCGAGGACGCTCAGCCCTGTCAGCCGCTTCCATGCGAACCATCTTGGACAGTGTGCAATTGCGGCTGGAAGAGTCGCGCGACCTGTCCCGCTACTTGGTTAGCCTGGCCATCTTTTTGGGCTTGCTGGGAACCTTCTGGGGGCTGTTGCTTACCATCAGCGCCGTTTCGGACATCATCGGCGCCCTCAGCAGCGGCGAGAATGCCATCAATATTTTTGCTGCGCTCAAGGAAAACCTGCAGCACCCTCTCAAGGGAATGGCTACCAGCTTTTCGACTTCACTCTTTGGACTAGCCAGCTCCTTAGTCGTCGGCTTCCTCGATCTGCAAGCCGGCCACGCCCAGAATCGCTTTTACAATGAACTGGAAGAGTGGCTCTCCGGCATGACCCACCTGGCCCCGGCTTCCGCCCCCGCAAGCGATAGCTTCGTCTCCCCTTTTGTTCAAGCGCTACTCGCACAAACCGCAGAGAATCTGGAGCGCATGCAGCGCACGCTGTCCCAACTGGAACGATCCCACCGCGACGCCGACGAACGCGTCGACATCTTTGCGTCGCAGTTTGAACGCCTGAATGAACTACTCGAGCGCGACATAGTGCAGCGCCAAACCAGCTGCGCAGTTCAAGACGAACTCAAAAACGTGTTACGCCAGATTGCGAGCCAGTTTAAACGGGAAAGCCAACTGCCGGACGACTTGCGCAAGGAACTCCGTTTGCTGGCACGCACTGTTGCCGTCGCCTTGGACGGCTCCCGCGCATGA
- a CDS encoding DUF1549 and DUF1553 domain-containing protein, with amino-acid sequence MKTKKHILVLLGLAAAVSAEEKSPAEAARAINEWQQVIGATGVNKPAESAKVSTDADKAIEAWQQSVGADLQTAQVAAKPISDVDKAAAEWQQKIGSEGKPSQSGASSEKAAEVASSSPAPASGEVKPAATKLWSWQPVVRPEVPQVQQKDWVRTPIDAFILAKLEEKGLKPSKEADRASLIRRVTLDLWGIIPTPEEVNAFVNDQSPDAYEKLVDRLLASPRYGERQARHWLDLARYADSAGFQNDNTRPNMWRYRDYVIKAFNDDKPYSRFIQEQIAGDEIDPNNQETLVATGFLANYPDNSNSRDLVQRKYQITTDIVDTVSTAILGSSFQCARCHNHKTDKFTQKDYYSLQAFFANTSFDEKIPVKLKGEVDLKYEADKAKYDEIVKEIKDKQKAILAPVYEKAVKYQKERYLTDSRESLFKAQDQWSPHDRWVNHRWKSVTSDDEFSQYLRETIDKNSPVYDPESRDRWEAYKELTEELKKFEKQKPKNSNTFTAATELGHADAPPTFVFFGGNHERPLDEVQPAFPAQITDEKPAIIPTANSSGRRTALANWLTSEKNPLTARVFSNRVWNNLFGTGIVRTVSDFGKAGDKPINQALLDFLADDFVKQGWSVKQLHRELVLSSTYRQASEPREDVAKADPQNQLLAVFPRKRMEAEEIRDSLLAASGRLDNKIGGPSVYAPLPTGLEAGNLWAADKADQEPYRRSLYIFTRRSVPYPLLETFDMASAQQVHSKRDVTTTPLQALTLYNNDQVFQWSQALAGRVINEAGKDEAAQLERLYEILFGRKPDEEEKSTLLSFLNNHEKGLLEKSVDGKFALAVPTGVPRVENPLRAAAFVDLVHTVANSNDFVYRF; translated from the coding sequence ATGAAAACGAAAAAACATATTCTCGTGTTATTAGGGCTGGCCGCTGCCGTCTCTGCTGAGGAGAAATCCCCGGCCGAGGCAGCCAGGGCCATAAATGAGTGGCAGCAGGTCATAGGCGCCACAGGTGTCAATAAGCCGGCCGAATCGGCCAAGGTGAGCACCGATGCAGACAAGGCCATTGAGGCCTGGCAACAAAGTGTTGGTGCGGATCTGCAGACGGCGCAAGTGGCGGCTAAGCCGATATCGGATGTCGATAAGGCCGCTGCCGAGTGGCAGCAGAAGATCGGCAGCGAAGGCAAGCCTTCGCAGTCCGGTGCATCATCGGAGAAGGCTGCAGAGGTTGCCAGTAGTTCGCCAGCCCCGGCTTCCGGCGAGGTCAAGCCGGCCGCGACCAAATTGTGGTCCTGGCAGCCCGTGGTCCGGCCCGAAGTTCCGCAGGTTCAGCAGAAGGACTGGGTCCGCACGCCGATAGATGCGTTTATCCTCGCCAAGCTTGAAGAGAAAGGGCTCAAGCCATCAAAGGAAGCGGACAGGGCTTCCCTCATTCGCCGAGTGACTCTTGACCTTTGGGGAATTATTCCGACTCCGGAAGAGGTCAATGCCTTCGTCAACGACCAGTCCCCGGACGCTTATGAAAAACTGGTCGACCGACTCTTGGCTTCGCCACGCTACGGAGAGCGCCAGGCCCGCCATTGGCTGGATCTCGCCCGTTATGCCGACAGCGCTGGTTTCCAGAACGACAACACCCGTCCAAACATGTGGCGTTACAGGGATTACGTCATCAAGGCTTTCAACGATGACAAGCCTTACAGCCGTTTCATTCAGGAGCAAATCGCCGGGGACGAAATCGATCCAAACAATCAGGAGACCCTGGTCGCCACAGGATTCCTGGCTAACTACCCGGACAACTCTAATTCCCGTGATTTGGTGCAGCGCAAATACCAGATAACCACCGACATCGTGGATACGGTGAGTACCGCCATCCTGGGATCAAGTTTCCAGTGCGCCCGATGCCATAACCACAAGACCGACAAATTCACGCAGAAGGACTACTACTCGCTCCAGGCCTTCTTTGCAAACACCAGTTTCGACGAAAAGATCCCCGTCAAGCTGAAAGGCGAAGTCGATCTGAAGTACGAGGCTGACAAGGCCAAATATGACGAAATCGTCAAGGAAATTAAAGACAAGCAGAAAGCCATTCTGGCCCCGGTCTACGAGAAAGCGGTGAAGTATCAGAAAGAGCGTTATCTGACCGATAGCCGTGAATCACTGTTCAAGGCGCAGGATCAGTGGTCGCCACACGACCGCTGGGTCAACCATCGTTGGAAAAGTGTGACGTCGGATGATGAGTTCTCCCAGTATCTGCGCGAGACCATTGACAAGAACAGCCCTGTCTACGACCCGGAAAGCCGTGACCGTTGGGAAGCGTATAAGGAATTGACGGAAGAGTTAAAAAAATTCGAGAAGCAGAAGCCGAAGAACTCGAACACCTTCACGGCCGCAACTGAGTTGGGTCATGCTGATGCACCGCCCACCTTCGTGTTTTTTGGCGGCAATCATGAGCGCCCCCTAGACGAGGTTCAGCCGGCGTTTCCAGCGCAGATTACCGACGAGAAACCGGCAATAATCCCGACGGCTAATTCATCAGGCCGCCGGACTGCCCTGGCCAACTGGCTGACCAGCGAGAAGAACCCACTCACTGCCCGCGTCTTTTCCAACCGGGTTTGGAACAACCTGTTCGGCACCGGCATCGTCCGTACCGTGAGCGATTTCGGCAAGGCGGGCGACAAGCCAATCAACCAGGCGCTGCTGGACTTTCTTGCGGATGATTTCGTCAAGCAGGGCTGGAGCGTCAAGCAACTGCACCGGGAACTCGTCTTGTCGAGCACCTACCGCCAGGCCTCCGAGCCAAGAGAGGATGTTGCCAAAGCGGACCCCCAAAACCAGCTTCTCGCGGTGTTCCCGCGTAAGCGCATGGAAGCCGAAGAGATTCGCGATTCCTTGCTGGCGGCGTCCGGCCGTTTGGATAACAAGATCGGCGGACCCAGCGTTTACGCGCCGCTGCCAACCGGACTTGAGGCAGGAAACCTATGGGCTGCCGATAAGGCCGACCAGGAACCCTACCGACGCAGCCTGTACATCTTCACCCGGCGCAGCGTGCCATACCCGCTCTTGGAGACCTTCGATATGGCCTCGGCTCAGCAAGTGCACAGCAAGCGCGACGTGACGACTACTCCGCTTCAGGCACTGACTCTTTACAACAACGATCAGGTCTTTCAGTGGTCACAGGCGCTGGCCGGGCGGGTGATCAACGAGGCGGGTAAGGATGAGGCCGCGCAATTGGAGCGTTTGTACGAAATCCTGTTCGGGCGCAAACCCGACGAGGAGGAAAAGTCCACGTTGCTGTCCTTCTTGAACAACCACGAAAAGGGGCTTCTGGAGAAGTCTGTCGATGGAAAGTTCGCATTGGCGGTGCCCACGGGGGTGCCCAGGGTCGAAAACCCCCTGCGTGCTGCCGCCTTCGTCGATCTGGTGCACACCGTGGCCAACTCCAACGACTTTGTTTATCGCTTCTAG
- a CDS encoding DUF1501 domain-containing protein, whose amino-acid sequence MKQSRRQFLMTTGVGIGGFAVSGLLPGGGIISSVLAADVVDPLAPKQPHFPAKIKSVIWLHQDGAPSTLDLFDYKPELVKRAGQEVPASFLKGIKTSTQGGVGKLFASNRTWKQYGESGAWFSDLVPNIAQHADKIAFIKSSTTVGATHDISILKLNTGDLQPGRPSLGAWITYALGSANPDLPPYVVLYNGKKEPTGGSVNWSSGFLPAVYQGTAFRPGPVPILNVERPELVGAGQQRENLDLLARLNRHQASQHPEDTELQARLNSYELAYRMETSAPEAVNLNKESDATKALYGLDNEATKAYGTNLLRARRLVERGVRFIQVVTGPQDIKGQERNWDAHEDLEDNHGTHARSVDKPIAGLLADLEARGLLETTLVVWTSEFGRTPYGQSGNGRDHNPWGYTQWLAGGGVKAGYTFGETDELGLQSQGKKVDTYDLHATVLQLFGLDHLKTIYMQKGRAERPTVVYGEVVKELLV is encoded by the coding sequence ATGAAACAATCGCGCAGACAGTTTTTGATGACTACCGGTGTCGGCATAGGTGGATTCGCCGTTAGCGGTCTCCTGCCGGGTGGCGGCATCATTTCTTCAGTGCTGGCGGCCGACGTTGTCGATCCACTGGCGCCGAAGCAACCGCACTTCCCCGCAAAGATCAAGTCGGTGATCTGGCTACACCAAGATGGCGCTCCGAGTACGCTCGACCTGTTTGACTACAAGCCGGAGTTGGTCAAACGCGCAGGTCAGGAGGTACCAGCTTCATTTCTCAAGGGTATCAAAACGAGCACCCAGGGCGGTGTAGGCAAGCTGTTCGCGTCTAATCGCACTTGGAAGCAGTATGGCGAGAGCGGAGCCTGGTTCTCGGACCTGGTTCCGAACATTGCGCAGCACGCGGATAAGATTGCCTTCATAAAATCGAGTACGACCGTAGGTGCAACCCATGACATCTCAATTCTGAAGTTGAACACTGGCGACTTGCAGCCAGGCCGTCCATCTTTGGGTGCTTGGATCACCTATGCACTGGGTTCGGCAAATCCGGACCTGCCACCCTATGTCGTGCTGTATAACGGGAAGAAGGAACCTACTGGGGGCTCCGTGAACTGGAGTTCCGGCTTTCTCCCGGCCGTATATCAGGGCACTGCCTTTCGGCCCGGTCCTGTACCGATCCTTAATGTAGAACGCCCCGAGTTGGTAGGGGCGGGTCAGCAGCGCGAGAACCTGGATCTTTTGGCGCGGCTGAATCGCCACCAGGCGTCGCAACATCCCGAAGACACTGAGCTTCAGGCGCGCCTGAATTCATACGAACTGGCGTATCGCATGGAGACCTCGGCACCAGAGGCGGTCAATTTAAACAAGGAAAGCGATGCAACCAAGGCGCTGTATGGATTGGACAACGAAGCGACCAAGGCTTATGGCACCAACTTGCTGCGTGCGCGGCGCCTGGTAGAACGCGGCGTACGCTTTATCCAGGTGGTCACAGGACCTCAGGACATTAAGGGCCAAGAGCGCAATTGGGATGCCCATGAAGACTTGGAGGACAATCATGGCACACACGCCCGCTCCGTGGACAAGCCCATCGCGGGTCTGCTTGCCGATTTGGAAGCGCGCGGCCTACTGGAGACCACTCTGGTGGTTTGGACCTCTGAATTCGGACGGACGCCGTACGGTCAGAGCGGCAATGGCCGGGATCACAACCCCTGGGGCTATACGCAATGGCTGGCGGGCGGCGGTGTCAAGGCGGGCTATACGTTTGGTGAAACAGATGAATTGGGCTTGCAGTCTCAAGGCAAGAAGGTGGACACCTACGACTTGCATGCGACCGTGCTGCAACTGTTTGGACTTGATCATCTAAAGACCATCTACATGCAGAAGGGCCGTGCCGAGCGTCCGACGGTGGTCTACGGCGAGGTGGTGAAGGAATTGCTGGTCTGA
- a CDS encoding c-type cytochrome produces MKLNTIAALMALAGICSVGVAAELAEDPEAIRLRIGTGDPVAGKAKSESELCQGCHGEEGVSNVVGVPNLAAQFAPYLIKQLSDFRTQSRRHRIMNAMAEGLSETDLPDIAAYFASRSRPKEDGAGGPDANAKDLFLYGDVERNLDACASCHESDARGRVSRGVAYPALAGQQSGYLRVQLLNWKAGIRNNSPQGVMNRVASQLTEAEISELANYLSGL; encoded by the coding sequence GTGAAGCTGAATACGATCGCGGCGCTGATGGCGCTCGCCGGGATTTGCTCGGTCGGCGTCGCCGCAGAATTGGCGGAGGATCCAGAAGCAATCCGGTTGCGGATCGGCACTGGGGATCCTGTCGCTGGGAAGGCCAAGTCGGAATCCGAGTTGTGCCAGGGATGTCATGGTGAAGAAGGCGTGAGCAATGTGGTTGGGGTTCCAAACCTGGCAGCCCAGTTCGCCCCCTATTTGATTAAGCAGTTGTCGGACTTTCGGACTCAGTCGCGACGCCACCGAATCATGAACGCCATGGCAGAGGGCCTGTCTGAGACCGATTTGCCCGACATCGCGGCGTACTTTGCGAGCCGTTCCAGGCCCAAGGAGGATGGCGCGGGTGGCCCCGACGCCAATGCCAAAGACCTGTTCCTCTATGGAGATGTGGAGCGGAACCTTGACGCTTGCGCCAGTTGCCATGAATCGGATGCCCGTGGCCGAGTCTCCCGTGGTGTTGCCTATCCAGCTTTGGCTGGACAACAGAGCGGCTACCTGCGTGTTCAGTTACTGAACTGGAAGGCCGGGATACGCAACAACAGCCCACAAGGAGTGATGAATCGTGTTGCCAGTCAGCTCACTGAAGCCGAGATTTCAGAGTTGGCCAACTATCTGTCGGGACTTTAG
- a CDS encoding c-type cytochrome translates to MTARFTVLALLSTAYSASFAGQIEDQIRFRQSAYSFAAWNLAKIKNQVQHPDTFNKEQVGAAASAIAAIAGSDLNSLYGPGTEQGVGWQKTRVKPDYFQKPDEVKKLAEDFRKESLELVKLASGGDVAAVKTQFGKLSQTCKSCHDSFRLKDVEE, encoded by the coding sequence ATGACCGCGAGATTCACTGTACTAGCTTTACTGTCCACTGCTTATAGCGCTTCCTTTGCTGGCCAGATCGAAGATCAGATTCGCTTTCGGCAGTCGGCATATTCTTTCGCCGCTTGGAACTTGGCAAAGATTAAAAATCAGGTCCAGCATCCGGACACGTTCAACAAGGAACAGGTCGGCGCTGCTGCGTCGGCCATAGCCGCAATCGCCGGTTCTGATTTGAATTCGCTGTACGGTCCAGGAACGGAGCAGGGAGTGGGTTGGCAAAAAACAAGGGTGAAGCCGGATTATTTCCAGAAACCGGACGAAGTCAAAAAGCTCGCCGAGGATTTTCGAAAGGAGTCGCTCGAACTTGTCAAGTTGGCGTCCGGCGGCGACGTGGCGGCGGTCAAGACACAGTTCGGAAAGCTCAGCCAAACCTGCAAGAGCTGCCACGACTCCTTTCGTCTCAAAGACGTCGAAGAGTAA
- a CDS encoding rhodanese-like domain-containing protein produces MIKTKALATLLLLAALAVSTAHAEEGSSAQQTATQPEAKPRPYTYKTPKLDRAKFDALLAHPKDLLIIDVRRPDELTRIGGFPVFLSIQSSELEKHLASIPKDRKIVTVSNHAGRAGAAGDLLAGKGYKVVGAVGAQNYEEEGGTLSRIAPPPPKPESAASAKGSTPTSVN; encoded by the coding sequence ATGATTAAAACTAAAGCGCTTGCCACCCTGCTTCTCCTTGCAGCGCTCGCTGTTTCAACCGCGCATGCTGAAGAGGGAAGTAGCGCTCAGCAAACGGCAACCCAGCCTGAGGCCAAGCCACGTCCCTACACGTACAAAACTCCCAAGCTGGACCGTGCAAAATTCGATGCCCTTTTGGCACATCCAAAGGATCTTCTAATCATCGACGTGCGGCGGCCGGACGAACTGACCCGCATTGGCGGCTTTCCCGTCTTTCTGAGCATACAGTCCTCAGAACTCGAAAAACATCTGGCATCCATTCCGAAGGATCGGAAGATTGTCACGGTTTCTAATCATGCCGGTCGCGCCGGTGCCGCCGGCGATCTGTTAGCCGGAAAAGGCTACAAGGTGGTAGGAGCCGTTGGCGCGCAGAACTATGAGGAAGAAGGTGGCACCCTATCGCGAATTGCCCCCCCTCCTCCGAAACCTGAAAGCGCCGCATCGGCTAAGGGCAGCACGCCCACGAGTGTGAACTGA